The following coding sequences are from one Triticum dicoccoides isolate Atlit2015 ecotype Zavitan chromosome 4A, WEW_v2.0, whole genome shotgun sequence window:
- the LOC119284125 gene encoding pentatricopeptide repeat-containing protein At3g13880-like produces the protein MLLPHRRPSHRLLRQQPTPPPPPSQTPPPPRRRVPPAEAPPPPRRRAPPLDPSAYAGLLRAASRGRSLTLARLTHSHMLRAGFHPGLFLRNNLLAAYCRGGDMRHARLLFDGMPRRDAVSWNTLIAGYSSQGGAGARLSLAAFRDARAGGIRADRFTYAAVLAACGRAGDWRHGRAAHGLAVVSGLAQDVFLTNSVIDMYAKCGMIDEVRLVFDRAEERDEASWNLLLSAYVRMGWPEVAVHVLVWMHRSGVKLDSFALGGILKACSELRGSKDVRRMLHGCVVKVGLDLDMFVGSAMVDMYAKNGGLEEAIKVFDCIPNQNAVVYGAMIAGFARLGNDPCPEIRIEAVRLFSDLLRMSVKPSRFTFKSVLEVCNLTNAVHCGRLIHAHVIFNGFQDDEFIANALINLYSKARSVSDSLRCFQMTPRQDVVTWTSMITAFAHDENFEKALGLFLEFLSVGKEPDQFTLSSVMNACAALSLPATCKQIHCYTVKSGLGQFTVCGNSQISMYRNMGDVEASKKTFEQITCLDIFSWSAMILSYAVHGHEGEALVLLEKMKDCGVVINDNALFAVLIACSQQGLAEEGFRHYESMLSDYGCSPNTKHKACVVELLGRVGKMAEAEDFIMGSGSENDPILWHALLRACRIHGDKERGIKTGEKLMELEPFAVTSYVVLYNLYMDAGKISLAMKTRGLMRERGMSKEAGISWAEFGGSIHHFTDGNNSCPHKNAVHARLEELLVSVKQKTERGGTDIWELGFQIRKDGETSLSRHGELLAVALGLSTLPSAAPVTVMKNQRISWESHETLKLLSARENRGIIVRDPTHFHRFDQGSCSCRDYW, from the exons ATGCTGCTCCCGCACCGGAGACCCAGCCACCGTCTTCTCCGGCAGCAGCCGACCCCGCCCCCGCCCCCATCCcaaacgccgccgccgccccgtcgccgcgtCCCTCCTGCGGAGGCTCCGCCACCACCTCGCCGCCGCGCCCCTCCCCTCGACCCGTCGGCCTATGCGGGCCTCCTCCGGGCCGCGTCGAGGGGGCGGTCGCTGACGCTGGCCAGGCTGACCCACTCCCACATGCTCCGCGCCGGCTTCCATCCGGGCCTCTTCCTCCGCAACAACCTCCTCGCCGCGTACTGCCGCGGCGGCGACATGCGCCATGCCCGCCTCCTGTTCGACGGAATGCCGCGCCGGGACGCCGTGTCCTGGAACACCCTCATCGCGGGCTACTCCAGCCAGGGCGGGGCCGGCGCGCGCCTCTCGCTCGCCGCCTTCCGGGACGCACGGGCCGGCGGCATCCGGGCGGACAGGTTCACCTACGCCGCGGTGCTGGCGGCGTGCGGCAGGGCCGGGGACTGGAGGCATGGCCGGGCGGCGCACGGGCTGGCCGTGGTGAGTGGGCTTGCGCAAGACGTGTTCCTGACCAACTCCGTCATCGACATGTACGCCAAGTGCGGGATGATCGACGAGGTGAGGCTGGTGTTCGACCGGGCTGAGGAGCGGGATGAGGCGTCGTGGAACCTGCTGCTGTCGGCATACGTGCGCATGGGGTGGCCGGAGGTGGCGGTGCACGTGCTCGTCTGGATGCACCGGTCAGGGGTCAAGCTTGATAGCTTTGCCTTGGGTGGGATCCTCAAGGCTTGCTCCGAGCTCCGGGGCTCCAAGGATGTCCGGAGGATGCTGCATGGCTGCGTGGTTAAGGTTGGTTTGGACTTGGATATGTTCGTTGGGAGTGCCATGGTGGACATGTATGCCAAGAACGGTGGACTTGAGGAGGCGATCAAGGTGTTTGACTGCATCCCGAATCAGAATGCGGTGGTCTACGGTGCCATGATCGCGGGGTTCGCTCGCTTAGGTAATGACCCTTGCCCTGAGATTAGAATCGAAGCTGTCAGGCTTTTCTCAGACTTGCTCCGGATGAGTGTAAAACCGTCCAGGTTTACTTTCAAGAGTGTGCTCGAAGTCTGCAATTTGACCAATGCGGTGCACTGTGGGAGGTTGATACACGCTCATGTTATATTCAATGGGTTTCAGGATGACGAGTTCATAGCAAATGCGCTGATCAACTTGTACTCCAAAGCACGGTCAGTAAGTGACAGTCTGAGATGCTTCCAGATGACTCCCAGGCAAGATGTCGTCACATGGACATCCATGATTACAGCATTCGCGCATGATGAGAATTtcgagaaggcactaggcctgttcCTAGAGTTTCTTTCTGTTGGAAAAGAGCCAGACCAGTTCACCTTATCGAGTGTGATGAATGCCTGTGCTGCTCTGAGTCTACCAGCAACCTGTAAGCAGATACACTGTTATACGGTCAAATCTGGACTCGGTCAGTTCACTGTGTGcggcaattctcagatttctatgtaTAGGAATATGGGTGATGTTGAGGCTTCAAAGAAGACATTCGAGCAGATTACATGTCTGGATATATTCTCATGGTCTGCAATGATTTTGAGCTACGCAGTCCATGGCCATGAAGGCGAGGCTCTAGTGCTCCTGGAGAAGATGAAGGATTGTGGTGTCGTGATAAATGATAATGCTTTGTTTGCCGTTCTCATTGCTTGCAGCCAGCAGGGGCTGGCAGAGGAAGGTTTCAG ACATTATGAGAGCATGCTATCAGATTATGGCTGTTCCCCAAATACGAAGCACAAAGCTTGCGTAGTTGAACTCCTTGGCCGTGTTGGCAAGATGGCTGAGGCTGAAGATTTCATAATGGGGTCTGGATCAGAAAATGACCCAATACTTTGGCATGCACTGTTGCGGGCATGCAGAATCCATGGGGACAAAGAGAGAGGTATAAAAACCGGAGAGAAATTAATGGAACTCGAGCCCTTCGCTGTTACTTCATATGTGGTGCTGTACAACCTCTACATGGATGCCGGCAAAATCTCATTGGCTATGAAGACTAGAGGCCTGATGAGAGAGCGAGGCATGAGTAAGGAAGCCGGGATTAGTTGGGCCGAGTTTGGGGGATCCATCCATCATTTTACTGATGGAAATAACTCCTGCCCACACAAAAATGCAGTTCATGCCAGATTAGAAGAGTTGCTGGTCAGTGTGAAACAGAAGACCGAGCGTGGTGGAACGGACATTTGGGAATTAGGATTCCAGATTAGAAAGGATGGCGAGACCTCACTTTCCAGACATGGTGAACTGCTGGCGGTGGCTCTTGGGCTGTCCACTTTGCCATCTGCTGCTCCTGTAACAGTTATGAAGAACCAGAGGATATCCTGGGAAAGCCATGAAACACTGAAGTTGCTATCAGCAAGGGAAAACAGGGGAATAATTGTCAGAGATCCGACCCATTTTCATCGTTTTGATCAAGGTTCGTGCTCTTGCAGAGACTACTGGTAG
- the LOC119284126 gene encoding ATP-dependent zinc metalloprotease FTSH 4, mitochondrial-like, with the protein MATIVPRGNTLGMVTQLPEEEDVYKVSRKKMLAKLDILMGGRVAEELMFGESEVSSGAVSDLSEATKLAKDMVTKYGMSELVGLVSYGNDNDGGGGKKAATASGHTMALADEEVRELLAKAYKNAKKIVTARSKELHVLANALLEHGTLTGDQINELVSSSN; encoded by the coding sequence ATGGCTACCATTGTCCCAAGGGGGAACACTCTTGGCATGGTAACGCAGCTGCCGGAGGAAGAAGATGTGTACAAAGTCTCaaggaagaagatgctggccaaatTGGACATACTCATGGGAGGCAGGGTGGCTGAGGAGCTTATGTTTGGAGAGAGCGAGGTGAGCTCTGGCGCCGTGTCTGATCTAAGCGAGGCGACTAAACTGGCCAAAGATATGGTCACCAAGTATGGTATGAGCGAGCTGGTCGGCCTTGTTTCCTACGGCAACGACAATGATGGTGGCGGCGGGAAGAAGGCGGCGACTGCGAGTGGGCATACGATGGCTCTGGCCGATGAGGAGGTGAGAGAATTGCTTGCCAAGGCTTACAAGAACGCGAAGAAGATAGTCACGGCGCGCAGCAAGGAGCTTCATGTGCTAGCCAATGCCCTTCTCGAGCACGGAACTCTCACCGGAGACCAGATAAATGAACTTGTATCGTCAAGTAATTAA